From the genome of Amycolatopsis sp. NBC_01488, one region includes:
- a CDS encoding discoidin domain-containing protein — translation MPRTRVLAVLALTLAALFTAPVAQAAPVLLSQGRPVTASSTESAAFPASAAVDGDPGTRWSSAFSDPQWLQVDLGSTQQLSQVVLNWEAAYAKAFTIQASADGATWTSLYSTTAGTGGTQTLTVTGSGRYVRLTGTQRATQYGYSLWEFQVYGGGGTTQPGDVLLSYGKSGTASSYQDDGACPGCLPAKAFDHDPATRWATSATTGWVDPGWIQVDLGAVAAVHQVVLQWDPAYAVAYQIQVSNDGANWTSIYSTTTGKGFKETLTVNGSGRYVRMYGTARSNGYGYSLWGFDVYGTGGNPTQPPPAPPAPHFPGTLVWSDEFNGAAGAAPDASKWTAETGPGVNNELEYYTNNNNAKQDGHGDLVIQVRREATPGSACPVDPVSGSGTCQYTSGRINTAGKFSFTYGHVEANIKVSGTQGLWPAFWLLGANFFGGTPWPNCGEIDIMEHVGKSPNLAYSTIHAPAYNGAGGIGAPFDLGQDVSAGFHKFGLDWDANHMTFSVDGNAFETINRDTVESTRGPWVYDHPFFLILNNAIGGDFPGPPGAGTVLPQDMVIDYVRVYQ, via the coding sequence ATGCCGAGAACCCGGGTTCTCGCTGTCCTCGCCCTGACCCTGGCCGCCCTGTTCACCGCACCGGTGGCCCAGGCCGCCCCCGTCCTGCTCTCGCAAGGCCGTCCGGTGACGGCGTCCTCGACGGAGTCCGCCGCCTTCCCCGCCTCGGCCGCCGTCGACGGCGACCCCGGCACCCGCTGGTCCAGCGCCTTCAGCGACCCGCAGTGGCTGCAGGTCGACCTCGGCTCCACCCAGCAGCTGTCCCAGGTCGTGCTGAACTGGGAAGCCGCCTACGCCAAGGCCTTCACGATCCAGGCGTCCGCCGACGGCGCCACCTGGACGTCGCTGTACTCGACCACCGCCGGGACCGGCGGCACGCAGACGCTGACCGTGACCGGCAGCGGCCGGTACGTCCGGCTGACCGGCACCCAGCGCGCGACGCAGTACGGCTACTCGCTGTGGGAGTTCCAGGTCTACGGCGGAGGCGGCACCACCCAGCCCGGCGACGTCCTGCTCTCGTACGGCAAGTCCGGCACGGCCTCCTCGTACCAGGACGACGGTGCCTGCCCCGGCTGCCTGCCGGCGAAGGCGTTCGACCACGACCCGGCCACGCGCTGGGCGACCAGCGCGACCACCGGCTGGGTCGACCCGGGCTGGATCCAGGTCGACCTCGGCGCCGTCGCGGCCGTGCACCAGGTCGTCCTGCAGTGGGACCCGGCCTACGCGGTCGCGTACCAGATCCAGGTCTCGAACGACGGCGCGAACTGGACGTCGATCTACTCGACCACGACCGGCAAGGGCTTCAAGGAGACGCTGACCGTCAACGGCAGCGGCCGGTACGTCCGGATGTACGGCACCGCGCGGTCCAACGGCTACGGCTACTCGCTGTGGGGCTTCGACGTCTACGGCACCGGCGGCAACCCGACCCAGCCGCCGCCCGCGCCGCCGGCCCCGCACTTCCCGGGCACGCTGGTCTGGAGCGACGAGTTCAACGGCGCCGCCGGCGCGGCTCCCGACGCGAGCAAGTGGACGGCCGAGACCGGCCCCGGCGTCAACAACGAGCTCGAGTACTACACGAACAACAACAACGCCAAGCAGGACGGCCACGGCGACCTCGTCATCCAGGTCCGCCGCGAAGCCACCCCGGGCAGCGCCTGCCCCGTCGACCCGGTCAGCGGCAGCGGCACCTGCCAGTACACCTCGGGCCGGATCAACACCGCGGGCAAGTTCAGCTTCACCTACGGGCACGTCGAGGCGAACATCAAGGTGTCCGGCACGCAGGGTCTCTGGCCCGCGTTCTGGCTGCTGGGCGCGAACTTCTTCGGCGGCACGCCGTGGCCCAACTGCGGCGAGATCGACATCATGGAGCACGTCGGGAAGTCGCCGAACCTCGCGTACTCGACCATCCACGCCCCGGCCTACAACGGCGCGGGCGGCATCGGGGCGCCCTTCGACCTCGGCCAGGACGTCTCCGCCGGCTTCCACAAGTTCGGCCTGGACTGGGACGCGAACCACATGACGTTCTCCGTCGACGGGAACGCGTTCGAGACGATCAACCGCGACACGGTCGAGAGCACGCGCGGGCCGTGGGTGTACGACCACCCGTTCTTCCTGATCCTCAACAACGCCATCGGCGGGGACTTCCCCGGCCCGCCGGGAGCGGGGACCGTGCTCCCGCAGGACATGGTGATCGACTACGTGCGGGTCTACCAGTGA